In Providencia rettgeri, the following proteins share a genomic window:
- a CDS encoding DUF7146 domain-containing protein translates to MALPLQIETVRPYLNGQWLQILAALVPELDAAIARKGRHVACPVHGGRDGFRLFKDAEYTGGGVCNTCGIFHDGFELLSWINGWNFAQSIEAIGQALGIQPGQVPTRVIPSNAVDWKARKQEEDKAIIHRLNQTWGETFSLADTRAQPVWNYMHRRGIVTRLRPEWDSVLRYHPNLPYHDEDGLFIDSYPALLGKIVTQQGRSATFHRIYLSEDGFKAPVEKPKKMMPIPSDRTITGGAIPIGEPGEVLGVSEGIETALAVTRATGQTCWSVVNATLLARFEPPSNVKMLYIWADHDLSETGLNAANELKKKAWQKGILTQVLIPPIPTSLGVKSWDWNDVLNVYGAMGFPKVHI, encoded by the coding sequence ATGGCGTTACCTTTACAAATTGAAACTGTAAGGCCATATCTTAATGGCCAGTGGCTTCAAATACTGGCGGCGTTGGTGCCAGAACTTGATGCCGCTATTGCTCGAAAAGGCCGTCATGTGGCTTGTCCTGTTCATGGCGGTCGTGATGGCTTTAGGCTGTTCAAAGATGCTGAATATACCGGAGGTGGCGTTTGTAACACCTGCGGGATCTTTCATGATGGCTTTGAACTGTTGTCTTGGATTAATGGATGGAACTTTGCTCAGTCTATTGAAGCAATCGGTCAAGCTCTAGGTATTCAACCCGGACAAGTACCAACTCGGGTAATACCGAGTAACGCTGTTGACTGGAAGGCTAGAAAGCAGGAAGAGGACAAAGCGATTATCCATCGCTTGAATCAAACCTGGGGAGAAACGTTTTCTCTTGCAGATACTCGTGCGCAACCAGTTTGGAACTACATGCATCGTCGTGGCATTGTTACCCGGCTTCGTCCTGAATGGGATTCGGTGCTGAGGTATCATCCAAACTTGCCTTACCATGATGAAGATGGCTTGTTTATCGATAGCTACCCAGCGCTGCTAGGTAAAATCGTTACTCAGCAAGGGCGTTCGGCCACGTTTCATCGGATCTACCTAAGTGAAGATGGATTCAAAGCGCCGGTTGAAAAGCCTAAAAAGATGATGCCGATACCAAGTGACAGAACAATCACTGGTGGTGCCATTCCGATAGGTGAGCCTGGTGAGGTATTAGGTGTTTCTGAAGGCATCGAAACAGCTTTAGCGGTTACCAGAGCTACGGGACAGACATGTTGGTCGGTTGTGAATGCAACGCTACTGGCTAGGTTTGAACCACCAAGTAATGTGAAAATGCTGTACATCTGGGCAGATCACGATCTCTCTGAGACCGGCCTGAATGCAGCGAATGAACTCAAGAAAAAAGCCTGGCAAAAAGGCATTCTGACACAAGTTCTGATCCCTCCGATACCAACGTCACTTGGCGTGAAAAGTTGGGATTGGAATGATGTGCTGAATGTTTACGGAGCCATGGGCTTTCCTAAAGTTCATATCTGA
- a CDS encoding ATP-binding protein, with the protein MKIKSIRRMLLLSINGVILLLMLVTGGSTFYSTHHELDELFDAQLAQYARLVRHLLLEGPKEAINQEPVIEVPRIIEDGIERTSAQERHPEGHKYENKIAVQVWNASGQLLLRSANAGTHPLQPMESGYHVVEFGGFEWVGFSLFAEDLNVWIFTAQREDVRGELSFYVALDQLVPLSFALIPIFVLVWLAVYWGTNPIRALSAKLADSDPANFTPLDMALPRELQPFQNAVNTLLAELKEYVIKEKRFIADASHELRTPLSILQLHTENLSQATSTAEILEAREAIQRSTKRLSHLVFQLMEMQKLEHLNQLHKKSISLLDVISDAMAQIESRNLDNVNWDIKINKNTLILAEPALFQCVMRNLLDNSAKYAPQGSVVRVELEELTDVYRLIVANQIPADTVPDLVRLGERFFRHTAHQDIEGSGLGLSIVAKIVELHRMNLSYQLLDGKLFIAKLLILKSGL; encoded by the coding sequence ATGAAAATTAAAAGTATCAGGAGGATGCTGCTTCTCAGTATCAACGGAGTCATTTTACTATTGATGCTTGTAACGGGAGGCAGTACTTTTTACAGTACCCATCATGAGTTGGACGAGCTGTTTGATGCACAACTCGCACAGTATGCGCGGCTGGTTCGGCATTTGTTACTCGAAGGCCCTAAAGAAGCAATTAACCAAGAACCGGTTATCGAAGTCCCCAGAATTATTGAAGATGGAATAGAACGTACCTCTGCGCAGGAACGACACCCGGAAGGTCATAAGTACGAAAACAAAATAGCTGTACAAGTTTGGAATGCAAGTGGTCAGCTTTTACTGCGCTCTGCCAATGCAGGGACGCATCCGTTACAGCCAATGGAATCAGGTTATCATGTAGTGGAGTTTGGGGGGTTTGAATGGGTTGGTTTTAGCCTGTTTGCAGAAGACCTTAATGTCTGGATTTTTACGGCTCAACGCGAAGATGTGCGTGGAGAGCTCAGTTTTTATGTGGCACTTGACCAGTTAGTACCTTTGAGTTTTGCCTTAATTCCAATATTTGTATTAGTTTGGCTTGCAGTGTATTGGGGAACTAATCCCATTCGGGCTCTATCCGCAAAACTGGCTGACAGCGATCCTGCGAATTTTACTCCGCTAGATATGGCGCTGCCACGAGAGTTGCAGCCCTTTCAAAACGCTGTAAATACCTTACTAGCTGAACTTAAGGAATATGTAATTAAGGAAAAAAGATTTATTGCAGATGCCTCTCATGAACTGAGAACTCCACTCAGTATTTTACAGCTTCATACCGAAAATCTGTCGCAAGCGACATCAACTGCTGAGATTTTAGAGGCTAGAGAAGCAATTCAAAGGAGTACAAAGCGGCTGTCTCACCTTGTTTTCCAATTAATGGAGATGCAAAAGCTAGAGCATCTTAACCAGTTACACAAAAAATCAATATCACTGCTGGATGTTATTTCCGATGCGATGGCCCAGATAGAAAGTAGAAATCTTGACAACGTTAACTGGGATATCAAGATTAATAAAAATACGCTAATTTTGGCAGAGCCAGCATTATTTCAGTGTGTTATGCGGAATTTACTAGATAATTCAGCGAAGTATGCTCCACAAGGCTCTGTAGTTAGAGTAGAGCTTGAAGAGTTAACGGACGTCTATAGGCTGATAGTAGCAAATCAAATTCCAGCGGATACTGTCCCTGACTTAGTTAGATTAGGGGAACGTTTTTTCCGGCATACTGCTCATCAAGATATTGAGGGGTCTGGTCTTGGTCTATCCATCGTAGCTAAGATAGTCGAGCTCC
- the radC gene encoding RadC family protein, whose protein sequence is MKNKKFLAGEEAGTYIVPEQVTEADILDMALKLARGRLSKGRKIEQPSSAFSYLQTLMHEYEHEVFGVLFLDTKHRVIRFEELFKGTLDAASVYPREVTKRALELNAAAVILVHNHPSGDPEPSEADKRITHRLRDALSLVDIRTLDHVVVASEGCVSLAERGYL, encoded by the coding sequence ATGAAAAACAAAAAATTCTTAGCTGGCGAAGAAGCCGGTACTTACATCGTTCCTGAGCAGGTGACCGAAGCGGATATATTAGATATGGCGCTCAAGCTTGCTCGTGGTCGATTGAGTAAAGGTCGAAAAATTGAACAGCCATCGTCGGCGTTCTCATACCTGCAAACACTGATGCACGAGTATGAGCACGAAGTCTTTGGCGTGCTGTTTCTTGATACAAAGCATCGTGTCATTCGATTTGAAGAGCTGTTCAAAGGGACTTTAGATGCGGCGAGCGTGTATCCAAGGGAAGTAACAAAACGAGCGCTTGAGCTTAATGCGGCAGCAGTGATACTGGTTCATAACCATCCATCGGGTGATCCTGAACCCAGTGAAGCTGATAAACGCATCACTCATCGACTCCGTGACGCCTTGTCACTTGTTGATATTCGAACGCTTGACCATGTCGTGGTCGCATCCGAGGGCTGCGTTTCGCTTGCCGAACGCGGTTATCTTTAA
- a CDS encoding LTA synthase family protein, with amino-acid sequence MSLSRLALLIWMYDRVEPTQLLGEILVQGIRADFILMCLLAAVPVLASFFLAYPPLKRGWFRFTYLWSLIALISLTFLELSTPSFLMQYDIRPNRLYIEYLKYPKEVFLTLWHGFRAPLLLGISLTILSSLLFKRLLKNPNDEYRLWTFKYHILAWPLVVFVIFAGIRSTTQHRPANPAFFAITADAMVNSLVINSGYSVLYAIYSLKHESRSTEVYGKLSEPEMLEQTRNWPWLKQYSYPDPNFPTLHWQSAQIERSKPLNIVIVLQESLGATFVQSLGGAPVTPNLERLKSEGIWFNNLYSTGTRSVRGIEAVVAGFMPTPAQSVVKLSNSQQGFATLGSILQQQGYYTQFIYGGEAHFDNMRSFFTGNGISDVVDISKINEPDFIGSWGASDEDLFNTAHQQLSQLHQSGKPFFSLIFTSTNHEPFEFPDGRIDLYEQPKQTAYNAVKYADWAMGKFFEKAKTSEYWNDTLFLIVADHDNRVYGSNLIPVEKFHIPGLILGGVVKPGTIESVASQIDLAPTLLSIAGISACHPMDGRDFIADPTSPGRALLQFDNLFALMREDELIILRPNDKAISATYNRESQHLSLSNKPVSELSRINALAHVQLPSYLYRERKYPDIAKCEGPNQ; translated from the coding sequence TTGAGTTTAAGTAGACTTGCGCTACTTATCTGGATGTATGACAGGGTGGAGCCCACACAGTTACTTGGCGAAATACTGGTGCAAGGCATTAGAGCCGATTTTATCCTAATGTGTTTGCTGGCTGCAGTCCCAGTGCTGGCATCTTTCTTTCTTGCTTACCCACCATTAAAACGCGGCTGGTTCAGATTTACTTACCTATGGAGCTTGATTGCTCTAATTTCATTGACTTTCTTAGAGTTGTCGACACCATCTTTTTTGATGCAGTATGATATTCGGCCAAACCGTCTATATATTGAATATTTAAAATACCCTAAAGAGGTTTTTCTTACTCTATGGCATGGTTTTCGAGCTCCGTTATTGCTTGGAATATCGCTTACTATTTTGAGCAGTTTGCTCTTTAAACGTCTACTGAAAAACCCTAATGATGAGTACCGTTTATGGACTTTTAAGTACCATATTTTAGCCTGGCCACTAGTTGTATTTGTGATTTTTGCCGGAATACGCTCTACCACTCAGCATCGACCAGCGAATCCAGCCTTTTTTGCAATTACCGCTGATGCTATGGTTAATTCGCTGGTTATTAACTCAGGTTACTCAGTACTGTATGCTATTTATAGTCTAAAGCACGAGTCCAGAAGTACTGAAGTATATGGCAAGCTATCAGAACCAGAAATGCTCGAACAAACTCGTAATTGGCCGTGGCTGAAACAGTATTCCTACCCTGATCCTAATTTTCCTACTCTACACTGGCAGTCTGCACAGATAGAGCGTTCTAAACCTCTAAACATAGTAATTGTGCTGCAAGAAAGTCTTGGTGCAACTTTTGTGCAGTCCCTTGGCGGCGCCCCAGTTACACCTAATTTGGAAAGACTTAAATCAGAGGGGATCTGGTTTAATAATCTGTATTCGACGGGTACGCGTTCGGTACGAGGTATTGAAGCAGTTGTAGCTGGTTTCATGCCTACACCAGCACAAAGTGTAGTAAAGCTTTCAAACAGCCAGCAAGGGTTCGCTACTCTGGGTTCTATTCTGCAGCAGCAAGGATACTACACCCAGTTCATCTATGGGGGAGAAGCACACTTTGATAATATGCGCAGCTTCTTTACCGGCAACGGCATTAGTGATGTTGTCGACATTTCAAAAATCAACGAACCTGATTTTATTGGCAGTTGGGGAGCAAGTGATGAGGATTTATTTAACACTGCACATCAACAACTAAGTCAATTACATCAATCTGGCAAACCATTCTTCAGCCTTATCTTTACATCAACGAATCATGAACCATTTGAGTTTCCTGATGGGAGAATAGATCTGTATGAACAGCCTAAACAGACAGCTTATAATGCGGTGAAGTATGCCGACTGGGCCATGGGGAAATTTTTTGAGAAAGCAAAAACCAGCGAATACTGGAACGACACGCTGTTTTTGATTGTGGCTGACCATGACAACAGAGTCTACGGTAGTAACCTAATCCCTGTTGAGAAATTTCATATTCCTGGATTAATCCTCGGTGGAGTCGTTAAACCAGGCACGATTGAGTCAGTAGCTAGCCAAATTGATTTAGCGCCTACTTTGTTAAGTATTGCCGGTATTTCTGCGTGTCATCCTATGGATGGCCGGGATTTTATTGCAGATCCTACTAGCCCAGGTAGAGCACTTCTTCAATTTGATAACTTGTTTGCACTAATGCGAGAAGATGAGCTCATCATATTGCGACCCAACGACAAAGCAATCAGTGCGACATATAACAGAGAATCCCAACACCTTAGTTTGAGCAACAAACCAGTATCAGAGCTTTCTCGTATAAACGCATTGGCACACGTACAGCTACCTTCCTATTTATATCGAGAGCGAAAGTACCCTGACATTGCAAAATGTGAAGGACCAAATCAATAG
- a CDS encoding phosphoethanolamine transferase encodes MLDYIRRYTLPIITPDLNKPATSWHPVLFALVAAASMTLMFNGPFFAALQTNIPGQINLHLVLILVVFLLNLMLILMFSHSRLLKPVVLLLFIAGSLSLYFNQTFGVLINQEMLQNAVETDQAEAKGLISIGFVIHLMQWNLFPLMLISIVRIQRLSRRAYFQHSIAALAIVCIALLSVGVTQYAELASFFRNFKSVKHLALPVSPVIASVSLTVKSLKAQVPTEFHILATDAKRDATVGRPKLLVLVVGETARADHFQLNGYPRPTNPLLSKLPVVSFSQVTSCGTATAHSLPCMFSAFTRENYDETQAKSSSNILDILQATGVDVSWHENNSGCKGVCDRLRHEYLYKQEDPRCNEGQCLDDLLLDALDRELQNIADTDRIIVLHQLGSHGPEYFKRSSSSDKVFKPECIDKQLQLCSRDTIVNAYDNSIVATDRLLANIINSLQQQKYYDASMLYMSDHGESLGENGVYLHGLPYFIAPDAQTHIPMLWWISKEYEGSSELDTKCIEKERSSPLSHDNLFHSLLGVFSVNTALYESKLDIFKSCKKRVR; translated from the coding sequence ATGCTTGATTATATTCGTCGATACACATTACCTATCATCACACCTGACCTCAACAAACCTGCGACTAGCTGGCACCCAGTATTATTTGCATTAGTTGCGGCAGCAAGTATGACGCTAATGTTCAACGGACCATTTTTTGCAGCACTGCAAACCAATATACCTGGACAAATTAATCTTCACTTAGTGCTAATACTAGTCGTTTTTCTGCTGAACTTGATGCTTATCCTGATGTTTAGCCATTCTCGATTGCTAAAGCCAGTAGTCTTATTATTATTTATAGCCGGTAGCCTGAGTCTATATTTTAATCAGACTTTTGGAGTTCTGATTAATCAGGAAATGTTACAGAATGCCGTGGAAACTGATCAGGCAGAAGCAAAAGGGTTAATAAGCATTGGTTTCGTCATCCATTTGATGCAATGGAATCTATTTCCACTAATGCTAATCTCGATTGTCAGAATTCAACGTCTGTCTCGACGGGCTTATTTTCAGCACTCTATTGCTGCTTTGGCTATTGTCTGCATAGCGCTTTTGTCCGTTGGCGTAACGCAGTATGCAGAACTTGCTTCTTTTTTCCGTAATTTCAAAAGTGTTAAACATCTAGCTTTACCGGTAAGTCCAGTTATCGCCAGTGTCTCGTTGACTGTCAAGTCTTTAAAAGCGCAGGTTCCGACCGAATTCCATATCCTCGCCACTGATGCAAAGAGAGATGCAACGGTCGGACGCCCAAAGTTGCTCGTACTTGTCGTCGGAGAAACCGCCCGGGCCGATCATTTTCAACTTAATGGATATCCGCGTCCTACCAACCCCTTGCTGAGTAAACTACCTGTCGTAAGCTTCAGCCAAGTTACATCATGTGGAACAGCAACAGCCCATTCTCTACCTTGTATGTTTTCTGCTTTTACTCGAGAAAACTATGATGAAACTCAAGCTAAAAGCAGCAGTAATATATTAGATATCCTTCAAGCCACAGGGGTAGATGTGAGTTGGCATGAAAATAACTCAGGCTGCAAAGGGGTATGCGATAGACTTCGTCATGAATATCTGTATAAGCAAGAAGACCCTCGTTGCAATGAAGGCCAGTGTTTAGACGATCTGTTATTGGATGCCTTGGATAGGGAACTGCAAAACATTGCAGATACCGATAGAATTATTGTTTTGCACCAGTTAGGCAGCCACGGACCTGAGTATTTCAAGCGTAGTAGTTCATCAGACAAAGTATTTAAACCAGAATGCATAGATAAACAACTACAGTTGTGTTCTCGCGATACTATTGTCAACGCATATGATAACAGCATTGTTGCAACAGACCGATTACTGGCAAATATAATCAACAGCCTTCAACAGCAAAAATATTATGATGCATCAATGCTTTATATGTCAGACCATGGTGAGTCACTTGGTGAAAATGGTGTCTATTTACATGGCCTACCTTACTTTATTGCACCAGATGCTCAAACACATATCCCGATGCTCTGGTGGATAAGCAAAGAATATGAAGGCTCATCCGAGTTGGACACCAAGTGTATTGAAAAAGAGCGCAGTTCGCCACTTAGCCATGATAATTTGTTCCATTCTCTGTTAGGAGTATTTTCTGTGAATACAGCTCTCTACGAATCAAAACTTGATATCTTCAAAAGCTGCAAGAAAAGAGTGCGATAA
- a CDS encoding diacylglycerol kinase yields the protein MKNHHTGWRRLLSAAHYSKQGFISSWRSEAAIRQEIVALCFLVPIAFIVEVSSVERALLILSLMLVLVVELLNTGIEAVVDRIGAEYHVLSGKAKDVGSAAVLTMLVLATMVWFIILF from the coding sequence ATGAAGAATCATCATACGGGTTGGCGTCGCTTGTTGAGCGCTGCACACTATTCAAAACAAGGCTTTATAAGCAGCTGGCGTTCGGAGGCAGCCATTAGGCAAGAAATTGTCGCACTATGCTTTCTAGTTCCAATTGCTTTCATTGTTGAAGTAAGCTCCGTAGAAAGGGCTTTGCTAATATTGAGCTTGATGTTGGTCCTAGTTGTCGAGTTGCTAAATACAGGTATAGAAGCAGTAGTTGACAGAATTGGCGCTGAGTATCATGTTCTCAGTGGCAAAGCGAAAGATGTCGGCTCAGCTGCAGTTCTTACCATGCTAGTGCTGGCGACAATGGTCTGGTTCATTATTCTTTTTTGA
- a CDS encoding response regulator gives MRILLVEDDKLLAQGLVTALERLHYRVEHCVSGKQALQAAENSLFDVMILDLGLPDGLSLPVIRKIRSTNQSLPILVLTAWDHLDTKVDVLNAGADDYVLKPCDVREIEARLRVILRRHQQRKQDLLISNELILDLQRHECSFQSQSVHLTTREFLLLKELMLHPGKILSKQHMEEVNSGWNGDNEGNSLEVHIHNIRKKTAGYVIKTVRGFGYMLKSHDEN, from the coding sequence ATGCGGATTTTGCTAGTAGAAGATGATAAGTTGTTGGCACAAGGGCTAGTGACTGCGTTAGAACGATTGCACTATAGAGTTGAACATTGTGTTTCCGGTAAACAGGCCTTACAAGCTGCTGAAAATAGTCTATTTGATGTCATGATCCTTGATCTGGGGTTACCTGATGGACTTTCTCTTCCAGTTATAAGGAAAATAAGGTCAACCAATCAGTCTCTGCCTATATTAGTCTTAACTGCTTGGGATCATCTGGATACAAAAGTTGATGTTTTGAATGCTGGGGCGGATGACTACGTGTTAAAACCCTGTGATGTTAGAGAGATAGAAGCTCGTTTAAGGGTTATATTAAGACGTCATCAACAACGCAAACAGGATTTGCTCATAAGTAACGAGCTAATCCTGGATTTACAAAGACATGAATGTAGTTTTCAAAGTCAGTCGGTTCATCTTACAACCCGTGAATTTTTGTTACTTAAAGAGCTCATGCTTCATCCCGGCAAGATCCTTTCAAAGCAACACATGGAAGAGGTTAATAGTGGTTGGAATGGAGATAATGAGGGGAATTCATTGGAAGTGCATATTCACAACATTAGAAAGAAAACAGCAGGATATGTCATTAAAACAGTTAGAGGGTTTGGCTATATGTTAAAAAGTCACGATGAAAATTAA
- a CDS encoding phosphatase PAP2 family protein, with protein MRQFKSNEVINLLVIPTIIFVAVFSALYGYQLDFLLASTLFHLEGDSWSLTNHWFFSDVMHSGARFLNNVVIANVLGFWLYQKFSSEYTYERKVALTKLVLSLILSFAIVAILKRVLPMECPWDLQLFGGEQPFIGLFEKRPADIPTTQCFPAGHASVGYAWVALYFYYLPVSPKKSRTGLMIGLFLGLLLGIVQQIRGAHFFSHDLTTLWLCWSISCAVFWLYPNRTKLPTDKFQGHNYA; from the coding sequence ATGCGGCAGTTCAAAAGTAACGAAGTCATAAACCTGCTGGTAATACCCACCATTATATTCGTCGCCGTATTTAGCGCTCTGTATGGCTATCAACTCGATTTCTTATTGGCTTCAACCCTTTTTCATTTGGAAGGGGATAGTTGGAGCTTAACAAATCATTGGTTCTTTAGTGATGTTATGCACAGTGGGGCGCGCTTTCTGAACAACGTTGTTATAGCAAACGTGCTTGGTTTTTGGCTCTATCAAAAGTTTAGTAGTGAATACACTTATGAGCGAAAAGTGGCACTGACTAAGTTAGTTTTGAGCCTGATATTAAGTTTCGCCATAGTGGCAATTCTCAAACGCGTCTTACCTATGGAATGTCCGTGGGATTTACAATTGTTCGGTGGTGAACAACCGTTTATCGGGCTGTTTGAGAAGCGCCCTGCGGACATTCCTACAACTCAATGCTTCCCAGCAGGACACGCTAGTGTCGGTTACGCCTGGGTAGCACTCTATTTCTATTATCTGCCGGTATCTCCAAAGAAATCTCGCACAGGATTGATGATTGGGCTTTTTCTAGGACTCTTACTTGGCATCGTACAACAAATACGAGGAGCCCATTTTTTCTCGCATGACCTGACGACTCTCTGGTTGTGCTGGTCAATCAGCTGCGCCGTATTTTGGCTCTACCCCAATCGAACCAAACTCCCAACTGATAAGTTTCAGGGACACAACTATGCTTGA